In one bacterium genomic region, the following are encoded:
- the gspK gene encoding type II secretion system minor pseudopilin GspK encodes MSRRIGNRKGVALLVTLLILVLVLALAHEVFRIGAQSAQTGAYGRDSIRCILLAEGGTGAARIALRLDARDNQYDTLDEIWSRAALPITLGDGEVSVAIEDEERKIDLNRIMLPNGNAPDDRRLAVFQRLLEILAIDRAVADAVVDWLDNDEDPRVGGAESSYYLALPNPYRAKNDLFDTVGELRLVRGVTDEIYEKLRPFVTVSSSGMVNINTAPKEVLMSLSAGTDLAGGGVIDAKTAEDIIEYREDHPFTEKSQIGNVSPLLRDMYKSSTPFQNLLGVQSTYFRVRSSGDVGGTVRTIDAIGIRAGNEVQWRFWRIE; translated from the coding sequence ATGAGCCGGCGGATAGGAAACCGGAAAGGGGTCGCACTCCTCGTCACCCTCCTGATCCTTGTGCTCGTCCTCGCCCTCGCGCACGAGGTCTTCCGGATCGGGGCCCAGTCGGCCCAGACCGGGGCGTACGGGAGGGATTCCATCCGCTGCATCCTCCTGGCCGAGGGCGGGACCGGTGCGGCGCGGATCGCACTACGGCTGGACGCCAGGGACAACCAGTACGACACCCTCGACGAGATCTGGTCGCGGGCCGCCCTTCCGATCACGCTCGGGGACGGGGAAGTCAGTGTCGCCATCGAGGACGAGGAACGGAAGATCGACCTGAACCGTATCATGCTGCCGAACGGGAACGCGCCGGACGATCGGCGCCTCGCGGTGTTCCAGCGTCTCCTCGAGATTCTCGCGATCGACCGGGCCGTGGCGGACGCCGTCGTCGACTGGCTCGACAACGACGAGGATCCCCGCGTCGGCGGGGCGGAGAGCTCGTACTACCTCGCACTTCCGAACCCGTACCGGGCGAAGAACGACCTGTTCGACACGGTCGGGGAGCTGCGCCTCGTGCGCGGCGTCACCGACGAGATCTACGAGAAGCTGCGCCCCTTCGTGACCGTCTCCTCCTCGGGGATGGTGAACATCAACACCGCGCCGAAAGAGGTGCTGATGTCCCTCTCGGCCGGGACGGACCTGGCGGGAGGCGGGGTGATCGACGCGAAGACCGCGGAAGATATCATCGAATACCGGGAGGATCACCCGTTCACGGAAAAGAGCCAGATCGGAAACGTCTCTCCGCTGCTTCGGGACATGTACAAAAGCAGCACCCCCTTCCAGAACCTGCTGGGTGTCCAATCGACGTATTTCCGCGTGCGCTCCTCCGGCGACGTCGGCGGGACCGTCCGGACGATCGACGCCATCGGAATTCGCGCGGGAAATGAGGTACAATGGCGTTTTTGGCGCATCGAGTAG
- a CDS encoding type II secretion system protein GspJ, producing the protein MTSPVRHHGGFTLLEILLALSLLSVIFLLLLSAFTGAARVRETLSSRSREYRQIRLVLDRAGTDLMAAFATSAREESALTLQEVQLAGMPAATLTFTAFQLPDGDRAHPPAEIVKIRYFPRIGADGVTLVLHREQSDLPFVENQIPLRESAVADGLRGFRVELYDGTTWVREWPSGGGAKTAMPKKAAVTLVDTRGETYRREVPIPLAGQEGSVTWSGRRPQGNP; encoded by the coding sequence ATGACGTCGCCCGTTCGCCACCACGGGGGGTTCACCCTCCTGGAGATCCTGCTAGCACTGTCGCTGCTCTCGGTCATTTTCCTGCTCCTGCTGTCGGCGTTCACGGGGGCGGCCAGGGTGCGCGAGACACTCTCCTCGCGATCGCGGGAATACCGGCAGATCCGCCTCGTACTCGACCGCGCCGGGACCGACCTCATGGCCGCCTTCGCGACCTCGGCGCGGGAGGAATCGGCCCTCACCTTGCAGGAGGTCCAGCTCGCCGGCATGCCGGCGGCGACCCTCACCTTCACCGCCTTCCAGCTTCCCGACGGGGATCGGGCCCACCCCCCGGCGGAAATCGTGAAGATCCGGTATTTCCCGAGGATCGGGGCCGACGGCGTCACCCTCGTTCTGCATCGCGAACAATCCGATCTCCCGTTCGTCGAGAACCAGATCCCCCTTCGGGAATCCGCGGTGGCGGATGGGCTGCGGGGCTTCCGCGTCGAGTTGTACGACGGGACCACATGGGTCAGGGAGTGGCCGTCGGGGGGAGGGGCGAAGACGGCGATGCCGAAAAAAGCCGCCGTCACGCTGGTGGACACGCGTGGGGAGACATACCGCCGGGAGGTCCCGATCCCGCTGGCCGGGCAGGAGGGAAGCGTGACCTGGTCGGGGCGGCGGCCCCAGGGCAATCCATGA